In Thunnus albacares chromosome 10, fThuAlb1.1, whole genome shotgun sequence, a single window of DNA contains:
- the LOC122990062 gene encoding exosome complex component RRP40-like yields the protein MFSCLKDKVGEVLLPGDDFSFQADDTISLTDHVKPEKVVCGPGLRRSGDRLVVCKSGVLRHKQPNMFWIDSQQKRYVAAKGETVIGIVTVKSGDVFKVDFGGSEQASLSYLAFEGATKRNRPNVQVGDLVFCQFIIANKDMEPELVCMDSSGRANGMGVFGGGGLLFRVSLGLVRRLLAPHSTLRSELQQLFPCELVVGMNGRLWVKASSVQQTLIIANLLESCENMTAEQRQQLFRRAAQGAL from the exons atgttttcctgtttaaaaGATAAAGTCGGGGAGGTTTTGTTACCGGGAGATGATTTCTCCTTTCAGGCCGACGACACCATCTCTCTGACGGACCACGTGAAGCCGGAGAAGGTGGTCTGCGGCCCGGGTCTCCGGCGCAGCGGAGACCGGCTGGTGGTGTGTAAGAGCGGCGTCCTCCGACACAAACAGCCCAACATGTTCTGGATCGATTCCCAGCAGAAGAGG TATGTCGCTGCTAAAGGAGAGACGGTCATCGGCATCGTGACGGTCAAATCAGGAGACGTCTTCAAGGTGGACTTTGGAGGAAGTGAGCAGGCGTCTTTGTCCTACCTGGCGTTCGAGGGCGCCACCAAGAGGAACAGACCCAACGTGCAG GTGGGAGACTTGGTGTTCTGTCAGTTCATCATAGCCAATAAGGACATGGAGCCAGAGCTGGTGTGTATGGACAGTTCAGGACGAGCCAATGGGATGGGAGTGTTTGGAGGAGGAGGTCTGCTGTTCAGAGTCTCTCTGGGACTCGTCAGAAG aCTGCTGGCCCCCCACAGTACTCTGCGGTCGGAGCTGCAGCAGTTGTTTCCCTGTGAGTTGGTGGTCGGGATGAACGGCCGTCTGTGGGTGAAGGCGTCCAGCGTTCAGCAGACGCTCATCATCGCAAACCTGCTGGAGAGCTGCGAGAATATGACGGCCGAGCAGAGACAGCAGCTGTTCAGGAGGGCGGCGCAGGGGGCGCTATAG